GGATAATGGCCGGAAACTCATTCTTTATTGCATACTGGATGATACTGGATCGCTCGCCGACCACAAGCACAGGCGTATCGGGAAGCAGACGGGCGATTCTGTCGACACTCACCTTGAAGGGCATGGCACCGACCATCACGGGGGCCCGGAACCCATCGACCTTCCCCCGACGGTACAGCCGTCCGGGTAGTACCTTTTCAAAATTCGAAACCCGAAAGGTATAGCGGGGGCGCTCGCCCACCTGCTCGCTTATCAGATAATCGGAGACCTCCTGAACGCTCACCAACCCGACAAGATGTTTGTCCCATTCGCTTTTAAAAACGGGCACAATACTTACGGTATAATCATGAAGCGCCCTAATGGCCTTTAGGATCGGCTCTTCGGCCTTCAAAAAGATGGAAACGGGGCTGAGGATATCGGCGACTCGAGGATGAACATCTTTCAGGAGCCTTGGCGGCTCGGTTTCAAGATCCCTGAAGGTCTCTTTCGTCTGATTATTCAAATGGCCGCATCGAACCGCAACATAGCTATGCTCCAGATCAATCTGGTTTTTTAGCTGGGCATATGCCCAGGCGGAACAGACCGAATCCATATCGGGATTTCGATGCCCTGTTATCACAATCTCTTTCACCCCAAAGCCTCCGGCGCTATTTTGGCAGGGAAACTATGCTCCGTCCAGCCCTAAAATGTGAGATTGCCGTTTCCGCCAAAACCAGATACTATATCGTATAGATTTTGCGTAAAGGAGCCTGGCAGCATGAAAAGGATTGTGATTGCCGTAGATCACGGCGCTTTTGAATTAAAGAAACGAATCATTGCCCATATAGAAAAAAAGGGATATGAGGTTGACGACCTGGGGGTGTTCAGCACCGATTCCGTCGACTATCCGGATATGGCGAAAAAAGCGTGCGATGCCTTTTTGCAAGGCGGCTACGATTACGGCATCGTCGCCTGCGGCACAGGCATCGGCATTTCGATTTCCGCCAATAAGGTAGACGGCATCAGATGCGCCCTTCCTCAGAACACCTTTGCCGCACGAATGGCAAGGGAGCATAACAATGCCAATTTCCTCGCTTTCGGAGGGCGGATCGATTATCCTGAAAGTGTGGAGGCAATGATAGATGCCTTCGACGATGCACAGGTTTCGCAAGAGGAACGACATAGGAGAAGAGTAGAAAAGTTGAATGCCATGGGAAAAAAGTAGTTCGTTTCGAATGAAACTCCCGACACTTCCTCAGGGTTCGGTAATCATCCTTCTTACGGTGATTGCGTTGGCCCTTTTTTTTATTCTCAGCACCATGGCCCAGACGGTCATCGTTCAGAATCAAATTGCTGCCAGCGAATTGATCTGCGGATGGAAAGAGATCAAAGATCGCATACTCACGGCCGACAGCATGCCCCCCCCCCTCTCCCTTAAGGATCTGGCGATCGGATCCTATTCTCAGCTTCTCCGCACAACAACGGAGCGTAAGGAATACCGGGCCTTGAGACGCATAGATTCTTCCCTCAACCTGACGATGACAAGTATTCTGCTTCAATGGTCTATTATTCGTCAGCAGATTGTTGTCATCATATCGGAACATGCTACGGGAGACCCCGAACTTCTGGTAAAATACATGACATCACCGCAAGTAAATTTTTTCGAAAAGAACCTTACCGATTTTCGTTCCTATATTCTCGCATACAGTGAGCGACAACGGGCTCTGTTTAATCTGCAATACCTTTTTGTGGCCGCGGTCATCATACTGATACTGCTGCTGCTCGTGGGAAATGCCTTTAGTTCAAGGGAAAAGCAGCTACTGGATCGAAACATCCGGACCCTCACCCAATCACTTATCCAGGTCCTGGAAGGTGAACGGAAAAAAATTGCCTATGATCTTCATGATGAAGTAATACAGGAACTTGCCTCCCTCAAGATGGAGAGTGAAGCCATCGGTGAAGAGGCGGAAGAGGTAGCACCCCTTCTTGGAGGCCGAATGAGGACACTCAGCAACAGACTGCAGGCGGTGATTAAACAAACGAGGGATATCAGCCTTAATCTGCGGCCTCACGACCTTGATCATCTCGGTCTTGTGGGCGGGATACGGGCACTGTGCAGCGATTTTTCCAGACAATACGGCATAACGGTTCAGTTCTCGGCAACAGGAATGGATGCGATTAGATACGATTTTACCATTGCCATCAACCTCTATCGCATTGTTCAGGAGAGCCTGAATAATACAAAAAAACATTCCGGTGCCAGCGAGGTTTCGGTAACGCTCCTCGGTGCCAGCCCCGATATCATCCTGAGAATTAGAGACAACGGAAGCGGTTTTTCCCCATCCTCGATACTCTACAAGCCTGGACGCGGCCCTTATCAAATCGGTATTACCGGTATCAGAGAACGGGTCAGGCTTCTTTCCGGAACATTCAAAATCGTCAGTAAAGAGGGAAGCGGCACAGAAATACGAATTACGGTGCCCGCTCTCGAAGAGGTTGCCTTGTGATGGGCTTAATAAAGCGGGGATCGAAACTCCTTTTCATCGGAAATCCCATGATCGATATGGTGGCAAAGGCTTTTCCCGCGGGGATGTCCCCTCCGGATAGCACCTCCCGTCATCTTCCCATGGAGGAAGTAAAAGTGATCGAAGAGGCGTTGGATCTGCAAGGAACCTTGCTTTTTCGTGGTCCCGCCGGTGGCGCTTACAGTGCGGCTGCGGCTGCGGCGGTCTATCATTCGAAGGTGACGATGATCGGATCAGCAGGAAGCGACGAAGAATATTTCAGGCAGGGAGCCGCTATGGGGAAATTCCGCTTTTTTGATCCTGTCGCCTCAGAGATGGAATTGGGAGATCAAGCACTTTCCGCCGGTAGATTCATATCCTTCACGGAAGACAAGACAGGTCCCTTTGCGAATCCGTCAGCGGCACTTTCCTTTCGGCAATGCCATATTCCCCCGATCTCTAAGCAGGATATTCCCTTCTTCGAAGGGTTTCTGCTCTCACGGTTTCCCGCAACTTTCACCGTGGCATCCCCCCTTTGCGCCGTCGATCTTTCCGCCCCCTTCATTGCCGACAGACTCCACGATCATATAGATTCCCTCGAAAAGAACAGCCGTTTGATACTCTTCGGCAACATCGAGGAGAGTGAACATTTTTTTGATGTCGATTTTGGCTTCGGCAGGCAGCCGGGTTCGGCCCTACGAAAAGCGATCGATACATTTTGCAGGCGCGGTCACTGTTATCTCCTGAAAATGGGTGCTCAGGGGGCATGGATGTTTCAATGGGAAGGGGAAAAGCTCGAAGAACGCTACATTCCTCCCCTATCCGTAAAAGGAATTCACCCGGTGAACACAGGTGATGCATTTGCGGGAGCCTTCCTCGGAAGCATTGCGGCAGAACACTCTCTTCCAGAGGCGTTAAAGGCAGCGGCATATGCAGGAGCGGCGGTCGCCTCCGTTATCGGAAATATTGCCGGAGGTAGAAGTGATCAAACGGACAAAGCCTCATATTCGGAAGGCGAAACGACAACGGTATAACGCTTGAGAATTGCTACCAAAAGATCGAGGCTCTCTTCGATATCCCGGAATCGTTCCTGGATATTTCGTTTTTCAACCCCTTCGATGGCCCGTATGTTGGTAACGATCCCCGGCTGGCGCTGTTTCGCATCACGATTCAGTAGCATAACAAAACGATAAAGCTTACCGAAAAGGGCTCCACTCTGCTTAACCAATTCGGCAGCTTCCGTATCGAGAGTTTTTTGATACTCTTCAATGGCGGTACGGTCCTCGGCAGAAATTCCGTCGGATTGTAAAAGTGACGCAGCCTCCTTGTCCCCGATCGTACGGTCCCCGATAGGTACATCACCTGCAAAGGTACAAAAGGCCTTCAAATTCGTTTCAAGCCCTTCGGCATCGCTCATGATGCGTACCAAACGCTGGCCCAAGGTCGGATCGGGGAAAAAACCCTCATCAAGGAGCTTTGCAAGCTCCCGGGAAATCGAGGGGCGGTAGATGGCTTCCAAGAAGTTCGTCACCGTTTCAAGGGGCAAAACATAACGAAAGCCTACAAAGCCGGCAGCAAGAAGAAGACGATCAATACCCTCCCCATATTCCTTCAACGGCCTGTAGGAAATACCGAGAAAGAGTTTCTCCGCAATCGGACGAAGTTTTTTCTCTTTTGCCGACTTCTCCAGCCGAAAGCGGTCTCGCAGAAATTTCTCTTTGATACGCTGAATCTCGTGTAGCTGACTATTCTCAGGTTTCGGATAGGTAGAGGGCTGAAAAGCGGCATCCTCTTTTTCGATTTGGAGGAGCAGGAGGAACTCCTCGGCCGAAAATCCCCTTTCCCTGGCCTCACGCAGATGATAGAGCCGCTGTTCCAGGGTATCAGAGGCCTCATCACCACTGAGAATCGATATATCCCTTTCAAAGGAAATCGATACCTCGAAATCCTCCCAGATATAGTAGAAGTCAAGAAGCTCTTCCTCAACCTGAGTCAAGGCTATCGGTGAAAATGCCGAAACATAGCGGGGATTGAGAATACTAAATGAGGGATCGAATTGTACCAATAGGCCCTGGAAATCATAGCGGAGTAACTCTGCAAAAAGTAAAAGATGGAAAAAGCCATCCGAAAAACCGGAAAAGCGATCACCGGAGAGGAGCGTAAGCAAAGACTCAAAACGCAGATCAAGCCTTTCAAGGGCGGCAAAGGGATCTAAAGAGGAGGAAACTTCAGCTTTCATTTTTTCGTATGAGAGGGATTCCAACAGCTCGACCGCCTCATCATCCATCCAGGAGCGAAACAAAGTTCTGGCTATCTCCGCCGTCACCTGCTCATCCCTGCCAAAGGCAGAGAGGCGGGAAAATTCCCCGGCAAAACTGTGGATACCTCGAGCCAGCTTCAGCATGGCTGAAGCGAATCCTTCCCCAAGACGCTTTCCCGAGGAATCAAGCCAATCGGGATGGCGCTCTCTAAGGCTTTTTATAATGGCTTTTCGCTGCTTATGCTTATACCACTCCTCCTCGCTGCCCCAGAAAATTCTGGCAAAGAGTTTCAGCAGGAAATCAAATAGCGAAGCCATTGTCGTTTGGCTATTCCGGTATGCTGTTAAATGGAACAGGAAGTAATTCGCCGAAGGTGTAGGTCTGTACAATCCCGGAAAGGTTTGCAACATACACGGGAGTCTCTGCCGAACAAAATTCGGAAAGCACCTGAAGGCAAACGGCACAGGGGACAGCGGCCTGTGCGGCATCACTGACCACAAGCAGAGCTTTGACGGAAAGATGCCCCTCCTCCGACATTGCTTTCATCACTGCACCTCGTTCGGCACATATGGTGGCGCCGTAGCTCGCATTTTCCACGTTGCATCCACTGTACACCGTTTTGGAAGCACTACTTACCAGGGCCGCACCGACCTTAAAACCAGAATAGGGTGCATAGGCGTTCTCCCTTGCGGCAAGCGCCGCTTCCAAAAGCTCAGTCGTCTTCATAAAAGCCCTCTTTCATTTTTTAGGGGAAAAGGTGGCGACTATTCTCTTCCGACCAGTCGTTTCTGTCAAGACACACCGCTCCACCATCGCATAATAGCATCATATCCCTTCACTGCCTTACAGAGCTCTTCAATCTCAAGGTATTCATCATTAATATGGGCGCACTCCTCTCTGCCGGGTCCAAAGCCGAGGGTGGGAATACCAGCGACCCCACAACTCCAGCTACCGTTTGTACAAAAGCGATAGGTACCTTCCCCCTCAAGGACTCCCGCCTTTGAAAGAACCGCCGAAATAGTTCGGCGAAAGGGGTCATCCTCTGAAAGCAACCACGCAGGGGGGGCCTTTTCAATCTCTTCCTTTTTACCATCGGACCCCAGATATGATCCCTTTGCAATCCTGACCTCCACCTTGTACTTCGGCTCGTTCCTCTCAAATGCCGCAATATGCTCCCGATACCTGGAAAGAACAGAACTACCGGTCTCGCCCGGAAGGGTTCTGCGGTCGATGGTTACACGACATTGGGCAGGAAGGACCGAAGCTCCGGGATATGGAGAAGAGAGGATATCGGTTACAACCCCGATACCCGGCCCCAAAACGGGATCGACAGGAACGTCCATCTCATCCAGCGAGCTAAGCAAGCCGACCATTGCATCAACGGCGTTCACGCCAGCTTCGGGCGAAGAGGAATGAGCCGACTTACCGATGGTCGTCAATTCAATTTCAACACGCCCCC
This DNA window, taken from Sediminispirochaeta bajacaliforniensis DSM 16054, encodes the following:
- the rpiB gene encoding ribose 5-phosphate isomerase B, with amino-acid sequence MKRIVIAVDHGAFELKKRIIAHIEKKGYEVDDLGVFSTDSVDYPDMAKKACDAFLQGGYDYGIVACGTGIGISISANKVDGIRCALPQNTFAARMAREHNNANFLAFGGRIDYPESVEAMIDAFDDAQVSQEERHRRRVEKLNAMGKK
- a CDS encoding sensor histidine kinase, whose protein sequence is MKLPTLPQGSVIILLTVIALALFFILSTMAQTVIVQNQIAASELICGWKEIKDRILTADSMPPPLSLKDLAIGSYSQLLRTTTERKEYRALRRIDSSLNLTMTSILLQWSIIRQQIVVIISEHATGDPELLVKYMTSPQVNFFEKNLTDFRSYILAYSERQRALFNLQYLFVAAVIILILLLLVGNAFSSREKQLLDRNIRTLTQSLIQVLEGERKKIAYDLHDEVIQELASLKMESEAIGEEAEEVAPLLGGRMRTLSNRLQAVIKQTRDISLNLRPHDLDHLGLVGGIRALCSDFSRQYGITVQFSATGMDAIRYDFTIAINLYRIVQESLNNTKKHSGASEVSVTLLGASPDIILRIRDNGSGFSPSSILYKPGRGPYQIGITGIRERVRLLSGTFKIVSKEGSGTEIRITVPALEEVAL
- a CDS encoding PfkB family carbohydrate kinase — encoded protein: MGLIKRGSKLLFIGNPMIDMVAKAFPAGMSPPDSTSRHLPMEEVKVIEEALDLQGTLLFRGPAGGAYSAAAAAAVYHSKVTMIGSAGSDEEYFRQGAAMGKFRFFDPVASEMELGDQALSAGRFISFTEDKTGPFANPSAALSFRQCHIPPISKQDIPFFEGFLLSRFPATFTVASPLCAVDLSAPFIADRLHDHIDSLEKNSRLILFGNIEESEHFFDVDFGFGRQPGSALRKAIDTFCRRGHCYLLKMGAQGAWMFQWEGEKLEERYIPPLSVKGIHPVNTGDAFAGAFLGSIAAEHSLPEALKAAAYAGAAVASVIGNIAGGRSDQTDKASYSEGETTTV
- the cdd gene encoding cytidine deaminase codes for the protein MKTTELLEAALAARENAYAPYSGFKVGAALVSSASKTVYSGCNVENASYGATICAERGAVMKAMSEEGHLSVKALLVVSDAAQAAVPCAVCLQVLSEFCSAETPVYVANLSGIVQTYTFGELLPVPFNSIPE
- a CDS encoding M20/M25/M40 family metallo-hydrolase; the protein is MNSILGDCVELAKQMVSIPSVSGSESRLAAFLQNQLATCRGCDCSIDGWASLIALFPGKNKRLLLFDGHIDTVDADASLWSSDPFTGSVRDGKLYGRGSSDMKGALAAMISAAALLVDEKGELPGSGIVVCGTAGEELFEGFTLGKIVTALHSAGYSVEGVIIGEASKRRLMYGQRGRVEIELTTIGKSAHSSSPEAGVNAVDAMVGLLSSLDEMDVPVDPVLGPGIGVVTDILSSPYPGASVLPAQCRVTIDRRTLPGETGSSVLSRYREHIAAFERNEPKYKVEVRIAKGSYLGSDGKKEEIEKAPPAWLLSEDDPFRRTISAVLSKAGVLEGEGTYRFCTNGSWSCGVAGIPTLGFGPGREECAHINDEYLEIEELCKAVKGYDAIMRWWSGVS